Proteins encoded together in one Miscanthus floridulus cultivar M001 chromosome 16, ASM1932011v1, whole genome shotgun sequence window:
- the LOC136511867 gene encoding uncharacterized protein produces the protein MGDKPITTISDEEAKEPTTLGEEEDIEALAEPPDWLPDGWIMEVYRAEDGTIIRYYTSPISNYTFTMKSEVLEYLFSGTDERMLESKERGAENTLQRQHEWLPKGWVMEIRAGGEKTDKMYKFYVHSITGVRLLSKQDVLLYINEAKVSGCDTNGQCDTSSEDNILAKVDFRPSGLPEGWVKEIVYRKTKEGLIRRDPYYTDPASSYTFRTLKSALSFLETGTVSKHAIIQRTSVHDLYSFEISTDMHESLRNRLIINEKPYQEPTRSSRSRRALKIEHDLNIDDSKDGDTSGGTDSANESE, from the exons ATGGGTGACAAACCTATTACTACGATATCGGATGAGGAGGCAAAGGAACCAACTACTCTGGGTGAGGAGGAGGATATTGAGGCATTAGCGGAGCCGCCGGATTGGCTCCCTGATGGATGGATCATGGAGGTCTACCGCGCTGAAGATGGCACCATTATTCGA TACTATACTTCTCCCATATCAAATTACACATTCACCATGAAGTCGGAAGTATTGGAGTACCTTTTTTCCGGGACAGATGAGCGTATGCTGGAATCGAAGGAACGTGGTGCAGAAAACACACTTCAG AGACAACATGAATGGCTTCCAAAGGGGTGGGTAATGGAGATAAGAGCTGGTGGGGAGAAGACAGACAAGATGTACAAG TTTTATGTCCACTCAATCACTGGTGTGCGATTGCTATCAAAGCAAGATGTGCTACTATATATCAATGAGGCAAAGGTCTCTGGGTGCGACACCAATGGACAATGTGACACAAGTTCTGAAGACAAT ATACTTGCAAAAGTGGACTTTCGGCCAAGTGGATTGCCTGAAGGTTGGGTAAAAGAAATAGTATATAGAAAAACAAAGGAAGGATTGATCAGGAGAGATCCG TATTACACGGATCCTGCTAGTTCCTACACATTCCGCACACTGAAATCTGCATTATCCTTCCTAGAAACTGGAACGGTATCCAAGCATGCAATTATTCAAAGGACAAGTGTTCATGATCTGTACTCTTTTGAAATATCCACAGATATG CATGAAAGTTTACGTAATAGATTAATAataaatgagaagccttatcAGGAGCCCACAAGATCATCTCGGTCTAGGCGAGCATTGAAAATAGAACATGATCTAAATATAGATGACT CAAAAGACGGTGATACCTCAGGTGGCACTGATTCAGCAAATGAGTCTGAATAA